GAGAGAGACATTCGAACCTTGAAATGTTGCCCCGGTACCCCGGTGGCTCTATGTGGCTGACATCACCAGTGCAGTCTTGCCCGCAAGATTTATAGCAGGCCAGTTGCTTGAGATTTGGCGTAAACGGACCGAAGGCCAAAAAGAGCATaaatttgattttttttttgaatttttttccTCTGGCAGTTCCGATTGGCTGTTATTTAAACCGCCAATGAGAAGCGTTGGAAGAAGTTGGGTGGGATGTATCAAGCACATGGGGCAGGGTGGACTTGGGAGCAAGACTCTATCGAATCATCGGGACTGGATCATGGGAGGATCCAGCAAAGATAGAGATAGCAAACTATACTCACGAATGACATTTGAGAGGGATTGGTAGATCCGGTTCTGAGGTGGAGGTTTACGATGCGCCTTCTTCCCCCTGACTGCAAAGTCCGATTTGATCCACAGCGGAAAAGACTTTGGAACGGGACAAGGTTCCCAGATCCTCCTTCGACGGAGTAGGCCgacactacggagtacacattATGGATGATCTAGTTACTCTGTGTCCACTTCATCAAGTACCGAGTACCACAGTGTTTAGCAGCACACTCGTGGTCGTCCCTTCAACCGATATGCTGGAATTTTTGGGTTCCCCTGGGGGTAAACTTGCCCTTTGGATTATTTCCCTGACCCTCTTCCAGGTTGAAATCCACATTTTATCCTACAGCGAAGGCGGCAGGTGAGGTGGGTGTGGCTTTTTAGGGAACCGAGGGATATTCTCCACAATTGCATCCTAGAATATACAATCTGGATGAGATCCATTGATGgatggagaaaaaaaaggtgaaaGGTGGCGAGAAACGTGGAGGTTCTGGAGATGTGCCGGACGTCATGAGTTTCCTATACAAAGTCACGATCACTCCGGCTATATATTAAATACATTCTGGGACTGTGCATAGATCAGGTTTGCAGGAGCCGTATATCTGGATGACCGGATCCCAATCTTTTGGCAAGAGAGTGAATCAGACAAACAATCAAGGGCGAAAGTAGATTTAGACTTTGATAGGCAAGGGCAGGAGATAAGtagaagaagcaaagaagcaaagaagCATGATAATGAAATCCTCACAATCTTCCGAGTACCACAGAGGCATGCTTTCCGAGAAGGTATCCCCATACGTTGTAGAGATTGCTTACTGACGCCCTAAAAAGTACCTCTTTTGGAGCTCCGTGTTGATACATCTCCCTACAGGGTGAAGGACGtcttttatttttatttcaTTTTTATTTTATAATTTATTTTTTTACCATTTCTGTTCTTTTCGGATGCTCTTTAATTTTCTATTCGCTCCTTCCATTTTTGAGAATTTGGCATGTCGTGCGTTCTAAAGTTCGTTCAATCGGGCCCCCTAGGTTTCCATATTCGGGCCCTCGATCTCCCGAATCGCTCTTGACAATATCTCTCCGGCTACACTCGATCCCATGGCCCCTTAACCATCTGCTGCATATCATCGGCTTTGATGATAAAAAAAGGTTGCTGAGTTGGCTAGTTCTCTAATCACTGGATTCGAGCTTGGCCCACTGGGTTACCCCGGTTGTGTGACGGGCATCGAACCTCTTCTGTTTGCCAAACGCGGACCCCTCGCTTTGGGATCTTGTCACCTGCAGGACTTTGATCGCTTCGACCGATTCCAGAATAGTTTCTTTTGGTTGTGTCCCACCTTCATGCGTAAATAACGCACCGCACCGTGACGCCCGGATCATTGCGACATGACATTTACCCCCTTTCTGACATTGTACTGGTGAGACGTTGGAGACGTCAATTTCGATGGCCCATAAGAGGAAGCATTAGGACCGTGGCCCAGTGTTGTATATAGGATCGTTTGCCTGCACCATTCGGGGGAGGAAGGGAAGGAAAACAGTCACTAGCAAGCGTTGCTTCATTAACATATTCGTATAGCCGCCGAAGCTTCAACCACGGTTTATTCCGGTCAGAAATCTCGAAACACAAATTTTGAAGACTGGtttttttgaaaaatgaagatgagCTCTCACGAGAACCCGAAACAATTTCCCGCGTTGGCTCCAGGACCGCGGCGCATGTTCGCTCCGCAGATGTCGACTGCTGTCAGTAGGCCAAAGAAGAATTCCACAGCTTGCCTAGCATGCAAAGCAGCAAAGAGGAAGGTGAATCGGTGCACCAGTTGATCTTTGATTTtccccttcctcttcctctctctctctctctctctctctctttctggCTCGTCCCAAACCGTGGAATTAAATGGCTGATTGTTGTGTTGTGCTCAATATAGTGTTCTGGACCAGATGGTCCATGTAAAGCTTGTCGTTCTGCCAACACCGAATGTCACTTTGATCCAAGTCGAGATCTCAGAAGAAAGGTTGCCGTCAAGCGAACTATCCAGGAGCTCACAACCCATAAAGATCTGCTAGAGTCTTTGTTGAGCACCCTCGCGTCGGATGATCAACTTCAGTTTGATAAAGTGTTGAATTTGATCCGGAAAAAGGCTACATTCCAAGATCTCGCTCATGCTATTGGAAGGCCCGCCACGACATTCGGAGACGCTGAAGAGTTGTCGAATGCCAACACATGGGCACTTTTGGATAATGGGGAGCCCATAGAAACTGTGGGCAATGGGGTGAGACGACTGTCGAGCCCTGGAACTATAGCAAGCTCACCGGAAGAGATTCCATACATGAAACCTCCGCAAAGGCCAACAGTTAGTCCTTATGCTCGTGTCACATTGGAGAGCCTCTGTGACATGCCTCTCTTCAAAGTGCCGGCAAACCCGTGGACAAAGGTCACAGATAATGATTATTTGGTCTCGCACCTAGTCTCGCTCTACTTTACCTGGGACCACCCATGCTCGCAGTTCCTTGATCAAGGTATCTTCCTTGAACATATGAAACTCGGGGATCAAAGATCAGAATTCTGCACACCCCTTCTCGTCAATAGCCTATTGTCAATGGCCAGCGTATGAATCCCGAAAAGAAAACCCCTTGGAAACCCATTAGCTTACCCAGATAGGCCTATTCTGATAGCCCCGATGTTCTTTCCACTCCCGAGAACTTATTCTCGCGGGGCCACAACTTTTTCCATGAGGCACAAAGATTGTGGGAagtcgaagatgatgaccATGACCTCCCTAACATCCAGGCCCTCCTCATGATGTGCTGTGTGTATGCAACCCACTGGTTTGTAGCAAACAAGTCACGTTCACTATACTGATTTAATGCAGATTTAAATGCCAAGGACGGGCTAGGAAAAGCTGGATGATGCTTAGTCAAGCAGTTCAGTTAGCACGGGACATAGGACTCTATGATGCACCATCAGTGTCGAACAAAAAGATCTTACCGGAGATGGAACGGGTTCGCACAATTACTGCCTGGGCAGTCTTCAACATGAGCACGTAAGCGCTGCCCATCCTCACAGAAATGAGCCCTGTCTAATCAACTGGCACAGACAGATGTCGATTGAGCTGCAAAAGATTGCTCCCTTGGCATATCCCACGTCTGATGTCAAGCTGTGTGGAAACGAAGACTTTGACTGGACCCCATACCCTCGCTCAAACAGCATTACATATGACAAAAAGCCAGCCCTTCTCCCTGAAGTCAGGGAGGGACTGGCTGAGGTCGCCAGAATCTTAGTCGACATCCAGAAGCTTGTTTCTGAAAAAACCAAGGGCGCCACTTTTGAGGACTTGTGGAGTAAAGCTCACGGCCCATTCAATCGTTTGAAGGATTGGCTACAACGCTGGCCAGGCGTGCCCGAGATACAAAGAAATTCAGTCCCACAAGTTCTCCTCTTGCGGTAAGCATGAGTGCCTTCCCATTCCATGCACCTCGGTTATTGTTTGTGTGCTAACAATGCGTGAAGAATTAAATGTCTCCAGGCCATCATATATCTGTTTGAGATGTTGAAAGACCCTCATGAGCCACGACTTGTCCGACAAGCCCGGTTATACCAGGTCAAGTTCGTTGAGGAAATGGCGCATTGCCTTTGCATCCATCGCCAGTCGTATGGCCTCAAGCATATACCCAGCCAGATAGTCGATGCCATACAGACAGGTCTTCGGATCTTGGCTTACCAGTTGGAAGAGAGTGACCAATCAAGACAGGCATTTGCTGAACTCTGTCGGTTTGGAATAGCTCTTAGTCGCCGGTTTAAGCAAACCGCCGATGCAGTTCACGAGGTCGGAAAGAACGCGCTGCATCTAGGTCCCGAGGTTGTTGCAGTCTTCGATGACCCGGAGCAGTGGAGGGGTCTTGAGCCCTGAAAATTAGCATTGCACCTATGTATGACTGGATAAATGCAAATATGCAGCTACCAGGTGAGCAAAATCGTAAGACAGTTCATCCTGCTACAAACTTGAGTGAAACAAAGGTGGAAATGCGAAGTGGAGGTGTTATCACAGTAGGGCTGGAGCGAGGGCGTTGAGGAAAAGCTGCATTGTCCTAGAACTCTGTCACGGCAGAGTAAACGTTAGACCTGGCCTACCCAAATTTTCGGTTATGACCAATGCAATCTCAGCCTTTCTGTCACTCGGCTCAAAGACGAGGACGTACAGCATCAACCTCTGTGGTTTGGGCAGATAAAGGGGAGAGAGGCGCCGACATTGACTCCGGGAAAGAGCAGGGGCTGTCCTCTGCACGAGAGCGTTAGCCGATGAAAGACGACTACTTGGCCTCCGATCTACAGGAAGTCTTTTCCTTGCATATTTCACACTTCGCTAGTCAATGAGACCACACACTCGAGACTGTTTTTTCTCGAGTGCTCAACTTGCTGGGATTCCTCTAGAAAGTACAAAAATGGCGACTTTCAATATCAAGATGCTGAATAGCCAGAAAGAAGCATCGAGCTCGTTTAGAACGGTTAAAGCCCTTTCCATTAGCACGTTGTACACTTCAGGGATTTTTACGCCCAAGTTATTTCGTTTTACCCATTTAATTTTGATTTGTAATAAGAGGTAATTGCTATAGCAGTGGAATGTGTTTTTGTGTCGAAGTAGACTGTGCTGAGTGCTTCATGCACAAATCCTCACAGCTGAGTCATCTTGATGCTTTATGCGCTGATAAGATAAGCACAAACACCCAAGCGAAAACCCTCAAAATTCGACTTCTTTGGCAAATCGCACACGCCGACGCTatcccccccctccctccccaCCTCGCCCCTTCCGCCTCTTCACTGCCGTTTCATTTCGGCATCTTACTGCATTTTTaattcttttcttcccccccccctcacaCTCAAAATGTCCTACGAAGATCGCGCCAATGCGCGCCCCAACTTGAACGATGAGTCCGATAATGAGGAGGAGGCTATGGCCAACGACTACCGCGAGCAAGTCAACTACGACGACGGAATGAGCGAGCTGGACCAGACCATGTCCCACGGTGCATCGCAGACCCAAGATCTTCAGGCCCAGTTGGCCGCCGCCGCCACCCCGCTGGAATACCAGGCTACTCTTGAGACCAAATTCGCTAGCTACGACAACTACTGCAGTCTCTTCCACTATATCCTCAACTCCGATGGCCCCGTGGATTTGGAGGTTCCTAACGTAGGTGTCCTGTTTCGCCGACCGATTGTTGAACGCCATGAATGAAAAGCAAAAGCTTGGCATTTGTGGAATGAACAGGTCGATTCATCCCTCAAAATCTACTACAGATAAACTAACGATACTTTTCTTTACAATCAGTACTACTGGGCTTGGGAAGTTATTGACGAGTTCATCTATCAATTCGAATCCTTCTGCCGTTACCGCAACCGCGTTGCTCGTACTGGATCCAACGAGGAGGAGAGCCAGCTGCTCCGCGAGAACCCGAACACATGGGGCTGCTACTCAGTACTGAACGTGCTTTACTCTCTCATCCAGCGCTCACAGATTAGCGAGCAATTGAACGCCACCAAGCGGGGAGAGGACCCAATGGCCGTCGCCGGCGAGTACGGTTCGCGCCCCTTGTACAAGATGCTCGGCTACTTCTCGATCATCGGACTGCTGCGCGTGCACTGCCTGCTCGGTGACTTCAGTCTTGCCCTGAAGATTCTCGACGATGTTGAGATGAACAAGAAGGCCATGTTCGCCCGCGTGATGGCTGCCCACTTCACCACCTACTACTACGTGGGCTTCTCCTACATGATGATGCGCCGCTACGGCGACGCCATCCGCATGTTCAGCCACATCCTCGTGTATGTGTCCCGGACAAAGAACTTCCAGAAGGGTGGCAACAACTACGAAGCCATCGCCAAGAAGAACGACCAGATGTACGCCCTGATCGCCATCTGTGTCGCTCTCCACCCCACCCGTCTGGATGACACCATCCACTCGGCCGTCCGCGAGAAGTATGGCGAGCAGTTTTACCGCATGCAGAAGGGTGGCCCCGAGGCCCTGCCCGTCTTCGAGGAGCTCTTCCGCTCTTCCTGCCCCAAGTTCATTAACCCCACTCCTCCCGACTTCGACAACCCAGCCTCCAACGTCGACCCCGTCGACCACCACACTGCTATCTTCATGGACGAGGTCAAGAACACACTGTTCAACCCCACCATCCGCTCTTACCTCAAGCTCTACACCACAATGGACCTCAAGAAACTTGCAGGTTTCCTCGAGGTGTCCCCCGAGCAGCTCCGCTCGTGGTTGCTCGTTAACAAGCAGCGCAGCCGCCAGATCCGCTGGGTCGACGGTGGCCTCCTGGATGGCGAACCTGCCATCGCCAACGATCTCGACTACGCTCTTGAGGACGACCTGATCCACGTCAGTGAGACCAAGGCCGGCCGCCGTCTGGTTGACTGGTACCTGCGTAACCTCGCTCGCGTCTACTAAGCGGGGCCTGTGTCTCATAAGTGTGCCGAGAgagttgaaaagaaaagaagcgaAGAGTGGTTCCCAGGGAGCCTTCTGTTTGAAGAGGAACGGACATGACTTGAGATgaattttctttctttttctctgcCTAGGtactttgttttttttttattttcccACATTATACTCACtgccctcccccccccccccccccccttttgcTCTCCCCCCTCTTCCACCCCTCATGTTTCTTGTTTCtgttgttttccttttttttcctttttcgaGTGTTCCCCTCATCCGTGGATCATGGAAGCTCAAGGCTTCCTGGTCCGTTCAAAATCAAGTTCAAGTTGGATTATCGCGATTTCTTTGGTGGGCGTCCGCTGTTTCATGTGTCACCCTGGTCTGCTGTCACTGCTTCTTTGAAGGCAGATGGTTAACACAGCATAGAGAGTATTTGTGTCAGGTAGTAGAAAAACAGTTACTTGATGAAAGCATTAGATCAACGATAAATGTTCTACATATTTCCAAAATATTCCACGCTGTATAGAAAATccaaactttttttttcttgaatggAAATTTGGACGTGGACAAGAAGAACCGTGAGATTTTAGTTAGATGAGAGTGGTTATGTAATTACTAAGCGCAGGCTGCATGACAATCGTCTTCTATCTACATGTACAAGTAAATCCCTCTCTAAACTGAATTATAACAATAGTAGCTCTCCTGTGGCAGCCCCACCAGCCAGTTGCGGCTGATATCCCTGCTGCTGATTTTGAGTCACAACGTACTGTGTCTGAGGCGCACCTCCAGTACCGTCAAGGTCTAGCGAAGCCATCTGTTGGGAGCCGATGCCACTGAAGTAAGCGTCTGCTGCATCTGCTGCCTCATTCATGTTGCTGGGGCCTGTGTGCGCGTAGTTTACGCCCGGGCCGACGGGGAGAGAAGTAGGAGGTACATTGTACCTTGGCGTGACAGGGTCACCTGTTGTGGTGATTGTGGCCAGGCCGCTATTACTGGTTGAGGCGGAGGCCATGTTTGCGGAGGGAGGATTGTAGTCGAGCATATTGCCTGTACCGTCGTCGGTGTGTGAACGTTGCAAGGCTGGGCTGGGAAGGAGTCGTCGAGGGCGGGCAGCGCGGAAGACTTGGTGGATAGGCTTGAGGTAGACTGTGGCTAGAGTTCCGACGTTCAGACACAGTTCCTCGAGAGTGCGTGAGTCTAGCTTTTCGCTCTCCGCCGTGATCGGGGGCTTTTGGCCCATGACAACCTGCTTGGCAGTTGCTGGGTCTGTTGACAGCAAGCGCCAGTACATGTAACCACGGTCACGAAGATCAGGGTCATCTGTTTCTTCGGTGCACCATTTGAGTACCTGTGGTACAAGCTGCTGGCCCTTGGTGGGGCGTTGGATGAAAAGTTTGACAGTAGCCGTGAGCAGGGCCAGCTGCACTTCGACCGTTTCGTCGTGGAATGTGGCTAAGTAATCCTGAAGGAGACCATCCGAATTGTCGATGCGGTCCGCATACTGGCCAATGATCCAAATGACGGCTGCCTTAGCCTCAGGCTCATCCAGATCGTCGATGTTTCGGATGACGTGACTGATTATGCTTTCGTACTGGTTGGGGTATTTGCGGAAGATGTTGCGGATCACCACTGTTGCCTCTTGGACAATATATGGGATCTTGGCATCGACCAGCTCCAAGAGTGTTTCGATACATTGTTTTGCAGCAGACTCAATCTTGATTGCCAGTTTGCCAATGGCCCGAACGGCCTTGCGCACAAAGTGAACGTCAATTTCGGTGGCATATCTGTGAAAGATATCAGTATAAATTGAATTCAGTCAACCCGAAAAGTTCTTACTCTCGCAGCTCTGCCAGCACGATGGATATGTTGTCTTTTGTGGTTAGCATGAACATTAATTCCAGCTTGGTGACTTTGACGTAGATTGGGTCATTGTAATTGCAGAAGAACACTCGGATGTCATTCCGCAAGACCTCTGGCCTCTTTTGGAGAATTAGGATAGCATTGCGCAGTGCCAGATATTGGACCTCGGGCGGCTTGGAAAGCAATGTGACGAGGGGTGGAGATAGCTTCTTGCATAACGAGGTGATGTGCTTTTCACCTGGAATATAGTTCATGAGATAAAGAATGACACGGCAGGAAGTTAGCACGACGGCGGAATTTGAATGTGATAGCCGCGGGGCAACTCGCTCTGCCAGCAGAAGCGCCTCTGCGGAATCCTGAGGCACATATGccattaatgcctcgagaATGTAGGTTTGACCCCATCTGTTTGAACTGTTAACAAGATTTCCCTAAATGTAGAACCGAAGACTCTTACTCCGAGCAGTCTGCCAGAATTGAAACCAATTTTGAGGCACTAACATAATCGATAGTGAGTGAAATTGATTCACTGCGGCCCCATATATCCACCAACGAAGCTAAGACGCTGGAAACAACAGTCGGGTTCTCATCCTTCAACATGCGGTTGAGCCTGTCGATCAGATCTGAGTTCTCAACCATCTTTTTATCGTGCTCATAGAGCTTTGCAACACAGAAGGCAGCCGTCTTGCGAACATATGGATCATTATCTTGCATCAGGCGCTTGACAGGTTGGAACGTCGCTTCGACAAATTCGCGAACGTGCACATATGAAATGGTTCGCAGTGCAAGCGCGCGTACAAGTGGGTTGTTGTCTCCCATATCCTGTGAAGCAAAATCAGACTAACTCAAATCTTCTTTCCTAACAGCGGGGTCATACATCAACCAATATGGGCAGCGCCTTCAATGCAACCTCTGGTTTCATTCTCGAGTAGTTGACCAGGAATAAGAAGCACCTAGACAACATATTAGCAACCGAGCTCTACTCCACATGGCACACCAGAAGCATCAATCTCGAGTCGAAAGTATAGACATACATCTTCTTGATCTCCAAGCTCGGCAGATTCATACAACCAATAACATCTGGGAACAGCGCAACCATGTCGTTGTTGCTCATGGTCATATTGGCTACAATCTTCTTAAGTGTGATCTTTTTGGCGGAATAGTTCTTGTCTTTCTTGCCACCGCTATTGAGCTCTTGCCGTAGCTCAGCAACCTTGCCCTGTGTATTTCGCAAACGTGAGCCTTGGAATAAAGGATAAGGAGCAATACTGATGAACATGAGGGCAGAAGTGATTTGGCGATTCGGAGTGCTGTAAAAGTGAAGCAAATAGTCTATGCCGAATGCACGGAAACAGAGCAAGATGCAAAGGCCCAAGTACAGAGCTCACCAAAGCGAGGGAAAGTGAATGCATGGAAATAGAAAgcggggaaggggggggggagaaatAACCATGATGCGATCTGGGAGAAACCAGGCAATCAGAGGACAGGCTGGACAAGCTAACGTACCCTGGCGAATAACTTCGCATCTCCTCCAGAACTCATGGCTGCGGTACAAATAGCGATTAGGCACCTCTAGGCGCGATTTCATGGAATGCGAAGTTCGGCAAGCTCTTGTATCTGACGACCGTGGAATCAATCACAGGCGAGATTGTCTGGAGGATCGTCAATGATAAGACGAAAGTAAAGCGCGAGATCAAATCCCAAGGGTGGGGAGGTttgaaagaggaaaagggTGAGACCGAGGACGTGTTGACTTGTGGCGCATTCGGGATACTCGGAAACCAAGGAAATCAGCGATTGGACATGGTCCTTTTTCAAACGATCGGAAAAGAATTCAAAAGATTAATGAAGTGGGAGataaaaagagagagaaagagagaaagggaATTTGAAGGCGGCGTAGCCGTTGCGGAGGGAAACCTCCCTACCCAAGCAACTTTCCTCCCCGTCATTTGCTTCTAAGATCATCTCCACCCTACACCACAGTTATCATAAATATGTCACAAGCCCGTCTACCAccacctcctcctccgcaaTGGGTTGTTTCGTTGAACTCCCCGATGCCGCGCCCCTCAAAGGCTGCATCTAGCATCCCGGACCCGCCAGGCTTCTCGAGCAGTCGGGGAGGCAAGCAGGTGAGTTTCACCACCAATCGTAACAAAATTGACTGGCACATGCTAATGCAGTATTTTTCAGCgtcagcaacagcagcaacaatCCGCCACGAAGAAACCCGAGGAGACCGATGCGCTTAAAATGAAGAAAGCGTGGGAGATCGCCATCGCTCCGTCCAAGCAGATTCCAATGAATGCCATTATGATGTACATGTCCGGCAATAGTCTTCAGATTTTCAGCATTATGATGGTCCTTATGCTGTTCAAGGGTCCCATTCAGGGTCTGATCGGGACCAATGCAGCGTTCGCCAAGTATGAAACGCCGTCAACACATTCGCGTTTGCTTGGAGTGAAGGTGGTCTACATGTTGATGCAGCTGGTAT
Above is a genomic segment from Penicillium digitatum chromosome 3, complete sequence containing:
- a CDS encoding Nitrogen assimilation transcription factor nirA — encoded protein: MSSHENPKQFPALAPGPRRMFAPQMSTAVSRPKKNSTACLACKAAKRKCSGPDGPCKACRSANTECHFDPSRDLRRKVAVKRTIQELTTHKDLLESLLSTLASDDQLQFDKVLNLIRKKATFQDLAHAIGRPATTFGDAEELSNANTWALLDNGEPIETVGNGVRRLSSPGTIASSPEEIPYMKPPQRPTVSPYARVTLESLCDMPLFKVPANPWTKVTDNDYLVSHLVSLYFTWDHPCSQFLDQGIFLEHMKLGDQRSEFCTPLLVNSLLSMASAYSDSPDVLSTPENLFSRGHNFFHEAQRLWEVEDDDHDLPNIQALLMMCCVFKCQGRARKSWMMLSQAVQLARDIGLYDAPSVSNKKILPEMERVRTITAWAVFNMSTQMSIELQKIAPLAYPTSDVKLCGNEDFDWTPYPRSNSITYDKKPALLPEVREGLAEVARILVDIQKLVSEKTKGATFEDLWSKAHGPFNRLKDWLQRWPGVPEIQRNSVPQVLLLRIKCLQAIIYLFEMLKDPHEPRLVRQARLYQVKFVEEMAHCLCIHRQSYGLKHIPSQIVDAIQTGLRILAYQLEESDQSRQAFAELCRFGIALSRRFKQTADAVHEVGKNALHLGPEVVAVFDDPEQWRGLEP
- a CDS encoding Eukaryotic translation initiation factor 3 subunit L gives rise to the protein MSYEDRANARPNLNDESDNEEEAMANDYREQVNYDDGMSELDQTMSHGASQTQDLQAQLAAAATPLEYQATLETKFASYDNYCSLFHYILNSDGPVDLEVPNYYWAWEVIDEFIYQFESFCRYRNRVARTGSNEEESQLLRENPNTWGCYSVLNVLYSLIQRSQISEQLNATKRGEDPMAVAGEYGSRPLYKMLGYFSIIGLLRVHCLLGDFSLALKILDDVEMNKKAMFARVMAAHFTTYYYVGFSYMMMRRYGDAIRMFSHILVYVSRTKNFQKGGNNYEAIAKKNDQMYALIAICVALHPTRLDDTIHSAVREKYGEQFYRMQKGGPEALPVFEELFRSSCPKFINPTPPDFDNPASNVDPVDHHTAIFMDEVKNTLFNPTIRSYLKLYTTMDLKKLAGFLEVSPEQLRSWLLVNKQRSRQIRWVDGGLLDGEPAIANDLDYALEDDLIHVSETKAGRRLVDWYLRNLARVY
- a CDS encoding AP-2 adaptor complex subunit beta, putative, producing MSSGGDAKLFARGKVAELRQELNSGGKKDKNYSAKKITLKKIVANMTMSNNDMVALFPDVIGCMNLPSLEIKKMCFLFLVNYSRMKPEVALKALPILVDDMGDNNPLVRALALRTISYVHVREFVEATFQPVKRLMQDNDPYVRKTAAFCVAKLYEHDKKMVENSDLIDRLNRMLKDENPTVVSSVLASLVDIWGRSESISLTIDYVSASKLVSILADCSEWGQTYILEALMAYVPQDSAEALLLAERVAPRLSHSNSAVVLTSCRVILYLMNYIPGEKHITSLCKKLSPPLVTLLSKPPEVQYLALRNAILILQKRPEVLRNDIRVFFCNYNDPIYVKVTKLELMFMLTTKDNISIVLAELREYATEIDVHFVRKAVRAIGKLAIKIESAAKQCIETLLELVDAKIPYIVQEATVVIRNIFRKYPNQYESIISHVIRNIDDLDEPEAKAAVIWIIGQYADRIDNSDGLLQDYLATFHDETVEVQLALLTATVKLFIQRPTKGQQLVPQVLKWCTEETDDPDLRDRGYMYWRLLSTDPATAKQVVMGQKPPITAESEKLDSRTLEELCLNVGTLATVYLKPIHQVFRAARPRRLLPSPALQRSHTDDGTGNMLDYNPPSANMASASTSNSGLATITTTGDPVTPRYNVPPTSLPVGPGVNYAHTGPSNMNEAADAADAYFSGIGSQQMASLDLDGTGGAPQTQYVVTQNQQQGYQPQLAGGAATGELLLL
- a CDS encoding ER membrane protein complex subunit 4; the protein is MSQARLPPPPPPQWVVSLNSPMPRPSKAASSIPDPPGFSSSRGGKQRQQQQQQSATKKPEETDALKMKKAWEIAIAPSKQIPMNAIMMYMSGNSLQIFSIMMVLMLFKGPIQGLIGTNAAFAKYETPSTHSRLLGVKVVYMLMQLVLLCLGIWKVNAMGLLPTTRSDWLAWESERQPLERAHFAFR